Proteins co-encoded in one Xiphophorus couchianus chromosome 16, X_couchianus-1.0, whole genome shotgun sequence genomic window:
- the grid2ipa gene encoding delphilin isoform X3 has protein sequence MRRFLSRKGRFSLRQSKSGTRSAAKDFYLGLPATNQNWPEAFGFRLGGAGPSYILSVVEGSSAFLAGLQPGDQVVDIEGQDVTNLSTPALIALAQTLKTVPPSIGVVSRIEQIDITPGPDGRFGFTIVGDSPLMVEESMPGGPAARSGLKVNDYVMEVNSITVKHHETAAAMIKAAQGRPLRLGVLSMARRPKRLSSSMRVLSQSGDSIRESRAHKAMEFNKKVEEVLIEEPDVKEQLFEVLKQYASDRDVEALAEALPDILITEDHQQLIDSVRIFIPKKHRERFDEVVSQSLMSRLKGRSFSDPSRSHLRRSQSEDHPERLLVSTRASSVPRTHAEEGVVPPARGMRKTTSLIAGHSGGTTTNCRTVRVCKGNMSFGFTLRGHAPVWIDSVIPESPADKAGLKPGDRILFLNGLDMRTSSHEKVVSMLQGSGAMPTLVVEEGPPTFPLAEQDLAGGSVPTERARSPVLSSLQWVADILPPSIRVQGRTFGQQLEHLLTIQERYTICKALENFFQHRNVDTLIVDVFPVLDTPAKQVIWQFVYQLLTYEEQEHCQNKISRFLGYKAPGVRAEPGQDSGMRLAPGERQSGDGTSLPETPNNLTNLSAVYAELENMYSAKRSKSLKSRPPPAPESLLDLEPLSRTGSPTGNVNTGARKGSSPHPSWPDPLPSPPSGQFYPPGLTSQTSGESNPYISLDSPPPSPLEPDFPCSPPVHRNNKRRYTFSKPPRSEDTDRFLDALSEQLGQRVAIVDDFLTPDNDYEEDVVQMDFPDEEDEDNEDELGVDEEENGGFVAPELSSPSDVQSSSGEENASSLTYSSSSDHIPPPPMTPPPPPPVQFNDPPPPPPPAPPQSQPQHQPQQESITYTPEHMPRAYVPIRRKSGPPPPPPPRSNPPPKRHSLHKVLPTREDLHVQATLQELKAYQERQQAFEERQAYEEQKAYEEQQLYQEQQAIKEKIFKDRQAYEEQKAYEEQKAFEEQQMYEEQQVYQDRQAYEQHQAYQEQKAHEQHHAYKEQKALKELQAYQEQKAYEERRIYEERQAYQEMQQIYQSHQSMPAQPTQQKAHSPLPLQQPHQSLPPLPSQETSHQHNHHLYMMRQVQQQQLAHQGLHHRRLSRSAPPPHQPSPHPPLHPGQQGQYTEGIYQSHQGMRPQPHHSSTEILHQGPAHHSSSEMLHQLHQSQAHHSSAEMLQQMQQAQALYSSSEMLHQMHKAKAHHSSAELLHQSQQLQQMQPHHSSTELLHQAHQKHRGQAHHSSSELLHQIYQSKPHHSSTELLHQVNQIHQPKAHHSSTELLHEIQQEPASLPVQFTRESQSHQSRRSVKGHHQTDVSLQGRLKDQQIQQIHQPQPTKPSPQRPHSIQQTHHHSSTPQIHHIYHMTPQPPPPQNYQHQIQVIHPPQQPHRPQPLLSTFQPLQPHQPTLSTFQPVPQLHQSQHQVQSATQTGRPQSQPSHHLLQSQQQHQTQPHHKQSHNQSQPQSLPHSMSDPTENLGLPPPPPLPPPCSPPPLPRPTLSRMDSHHMSVKRLRWEQVENSEGTIWGQLGETSDYEKLHNMVKYLDLELHFGTQKGSLPVPEPLPHLETFKKKDVIEILSHKKAYNASILIAHLKLSPGELRQVLMNMAADRLEAAHIKQLLLYAPDAEEVKKYEAYREDPSKLSEPDQFMLQMLSVPEYNTRLQSLLFKCSLQEKTEELRGAFDCIIKASMELKTSKKLAKILEFVLAMGNYLNNSQPKTNKTTGFKINFLTELSTTKTVDGKSTFLHILVKSLCQHFPEVLDFSKDLNMVPLATKVNQRTITSDVSDIHTAIQDIRSACQKMPATAEDRFAVVMSNFLENSHPAIQSLESLQQRAMEEFSKTASYFGEDGKATTTEAFFGIFAEFMNKFERALSDQQAAEIPKSPRSPRMASPQAW, from the exons ATGAGGCGCTTCCTGAGCAGAAAGGGCCGCTTCTCCCTGCGCCAGAGCAAGTCTGGGACCCGGAGCGCCGCCAAAGATTTCT aCCTTGGTCTCCCTGCCACCAACCAGAACTGGCCAGAGGCCTTTGGCTTCAGGCTCGGAGGCGCTGGGCCCAGCTACATCCTATCCGTAGTGGAAGGCAGTAGTGCCTTCCTTGCCGGCTTGCAGCCAGGTGACCAGGTGGTGGACATTGAAGGCCAGGATGTGACCAACCTCAGCACACCAGCTCTGATTGCTCTGGCTCAGACCCTCAAGACTGTACCCCCCAGTATTGGCGTTGTTTCACGGATTGAACAG ATTGACATCACGCCAGGCCCAGATGGCCGTTTTGGCTTCACCATCGTGGGGGACAGCCCTCTGATGGTTGAGGAGAGCATGCCTGGTGGTCCGGCTGCACGCAGCGGCCTCAAAGTCAATGATTACGTCATGGAGGTCAACAGCATCACGGTGAAGCATCATGAAACGGCAGCAGCCATGATCAAGGCGGCACAGGGCCGACCCCTCCGACTGGGAGTGCTCAGCATGGCCCGCCGGCCCAAGCGGCTGAGCAGCAGCATGCGGGTACTGTCGCAGAGCGGAGACAGCATCAGGGAGAGTCGAGCTCACAAGGCTATGGAGTTCAATAAAAAG GTGGAGGAGGTTCTTATAGAGGAGCctgatgtgaaggagcagctgtTTGAGGTGCTCAAGCAGTACGCTTCTGACAGGGACGTGGAGGCTCTGGCTGAAGCCTTGCCTGACATTTTGATCACAGAAGACCATCAGCAGCTGATCGACAGCGTCAG GATCTTCATTCCCAAAAAGCACCGGGAGCGTTTCGACGAGGTGGTCTCCCAGAGCTTGATGAGCAGGCTGAAGGGCCGCAGCTTCAGTGACCCCAGCCGCAGCCACCTCCGCCGCAGCCAGAGTGAGGACCACCCTGAGCGTCTCCTCGTCTCCACCCGCGCCAGCTCTGTGCCACGCACCCATGCAGAAGAAGGTGTGGTCCCCCCTGCCAGAGGCATGCGCAAGACCACCTCCCTCATAGCTGGCCACTCGGGTGGCACCACCACCAACTGCAG GACAGTCAGAGTTTGTAAGGGCAACATGAGTTTTGGTTTCACCCTGAGAGGCCACGCTCCAGTGTGGATCGACTCTGTGATCCCCG AAAGTCCTGCAGACAAGGCCGGTTTGAAACCAGGAGATCGGATCCTGTTTCTGAATGGGCTGGACATGAG AACCTCTTCTCATGAAAAAGTTGTGTCCATGCTTCAAGGAAGTGGAGCTATGCCCACCCTGGTTGTGGAGGAGGGTCCTCCTACTTTTCCTCTGGCTGAGCAGGACCTCGCAGGAGGCAGCGTTCCCACTGAGCGGGCGCGGTCTCCAGTGCTCAGCTCCCTGCAGTGGGTGGCTGACATCCTGCCTCCCAGCATCAGGGTTCAGGGACGTACCTTTGGACAACAGCTGGAACATCTACTGACCATCCAGGAGCGGTATACCATCTGCAAGGCTTTGGAGAACTTCTTCCAACACAG GAACGTCGACACGCTGATTGTGGATGTGTTCCCGGTGCTCGATACTCCAGCCAAACAGGTGATCTGGCAGTTTGTTTACCAGCTGCTGACCTATGAAGAGCAAGAACACTGCCAGAACAAAATTTCGCGATTTCTTGGATACAAAGCACCAG GCGTGCGTGCAGAGCCAGGACAGGACAGTGGTATGAGATTGGCCCCCGGAGAGAGACAGTCAGGAGATGGAACATCTCTTCCTGAGACTCCCAACAACCTCACCAAT CTGTCAGCTGTGTATGCTGAACTGGAAAATATGTACTCAGCCAAGAGGTCCAAGTCTTTGAAAAGTCgccctcctcctgctcctgaGAGTTTGCTGGACCTGGAACCTTTATCCCGCACAGGGTCTCCTACAGGGAATGTAAACACAG GGGCCCGCAAAGGTTCCTCACCCCATCCCTCGTGGCCAGATCCTCTACCCAGTCCACCCTCAGGCCAGTTCTACCCACCAGGGTTGACGAGCCAGACCAGTGGGGAGTCTAACCCCTACATCAGCCTGGACAGTCCCCCTCCCTCACCTCTGGAACCTGACTTTCCATGCAGCCCGCCTGTTCACCGCAACAACAAACGGCGGTACACCTTCTCAAAACCTCCTCGTTCAGAAGACACAGATCGCTTTCTCGATGCTCTGAGTGAGCAGCTGGGACAGAGGGTGGCGATTGTGGATGACTTCCTGACCCCTGACAATGACTACGAAGAG GATGTTGTGCAGATGGACTTCCCagatgaggaagatgaagatAATGAAGACGAGCTTGGTGTGGATGAGGAAGAAAACGGAGGATTCGTAGCTCCAGAGCTAAGCAGCCCGAGTGACGTTCAAAGCAGCAGCGGTGAAGAGAACGCCTCCTCCCTCACatactcctcttcctctgatcACATTCCTCCTCCCCCTATGacaccacctccacctccacctgttCAGTTCAATGACccgcctcctccacctcctccggCACCCCCACAGAGTCAGCCTCAACACCAGCCACAGCAGGAATCCATTACCTACACCCCTGAGCACATGCCGAGGGCATATGTGCCAATCCGTCGGAAATCTGGGccccctccaccacctcctccacGAAGCAATCCACCACCAAAACGCCATTCCTTGCATAAAGTCCTACCTACAAGAGAAGATCTACATGTTCAAGCTACCTTACAAGAGCTAAAAGCATACCAAGAGAGACAACAGGCTTTTGAGGAGAGGCAAGCATATGAGGAGCAAAAAGCTTACGAGGAGCAACAGCTTTATCAGGAACAACAGGCCATTAAGGAGAAAATTTTCAAAGACAGACAAGCTTATGAGGAGCAGAAGGCTTATGAAGAGCAAAAAGCTTTTGAAGAGCAGCAAATGTATGAAGAGCAGCAAGTCTACCAAGATAGACAAGCCTATGAGCAGCACCAGGCTTACCAGGAACAAAAAGCACATGAGCAGCATCACGCCTACAAAGAGCAGAAGGCACTTAAAGAGCTTCAAGCCTACCAGGAGCAAAAAGCCTATGAGGAGCGTCGAATTTACGAGGAACGTCAAGCATATCAAGAGATGCAGCAGATTTACCAGAGTCACCAATCAATGCCTGCTCAGCCAACACAACAAAAGGCCCAttcacctcttcctctccaacaACCACACCAGTCTTTACCTCCGCTCCCCTCTCAAGAGACCTCCCATCAACATAACCACCACCTTTATATGATGCGACAagtacagcagcagcaactggCCCACCAGGGCCTCCACCACAGACGCTTGTCTCGTTCAGCACCTCCACCACATCAGCCATCACCCCATCCGCCACTCCACCCTGGCCAGCAAGGTCAGTATACAGAGGGAATCTACCAAAGTCATCAAGGCATGAGACCCCAACCCCACCATTCATCAACAGAGATACTCCACCAAGGCCCAGCACATCATTCCTCCTCTGAGATGCTCCATCAGTTGCACCAATCACAGGCCCACCATTCGTCCGCAGAGATGCTCCAACAAATGCAGCAGGCCCAAGCTCTCTACTCATCATCAGAAATGCTTCATCAAATGCACAAAGCCAAGGCCCATCACTCATCAGCTGAGCTTTTACATCAGTCTCAGCAATTGCAGCAAATGCAGCCTCACCATTCCTCAACTGAACTTCTCCACCAGGCTCACCAGAAGCACAGAGGCCAAGCCCACCATTCTTCAAGTGAGCTGCTCCATCAGATCTATCAATCCAAGCCCCATCACTCATCTACAGAACTTCTCCATCAAGTCAATCAAATACACCAACCCAAAGCCCATCACTCCTCCACAGAACTTCTCCATGAAATCCAGCAAGAGCCTGCCTCCCTCCCAGTCCAGTTTACGCGTGAGAGCCAGTCCCATCAGAGTCGCAGGAGTGTTAAAGGTCATCATCAGACAGATGTGTCATTGCAGGGAAGACTCAAAGACCAGCAGATCCAGCAAATTCACCAACCCCAGCCAACCAAACCTTCTCCCCAAAGACCCCATTCCATCCAGCAGACTCACCACCATTCCAGTACACCTCAGATCCACCACATCTACCACATGACCCCACAGCCTCCTCCTCCCCAGAATTACCAACACCAGATTCAAGTCATCCATCCTCCTCAGCAGCCCCACAGACCTCAGCCACTCCTTTCCACCTTTCAGCCCCTCCAGCCTCACCAGCCCACCCTCTCCACCTTTCAGCCTGTGCCCCAGCTCCACCAGTCACAGCATCAGGTCCAGTCTGCCACCCAAACTGGCCGTCCACAGTCACAGCCCTCACATCATCTCTTGCAGTCCCAACAACAGCATCAAACCCAACCTCACCACAAGCAATCTCACAACCAGAGTCAGCCCCAGTCCCTCCCTCACTCCATGTCTGATCCCACAGAGAATTTGGGAttgcctcctcctccacctcttccacCACCATGTTCTCCTCCACCATTGCCAAGACCCACTCTGTCACGAATGGACTCGCACCATATGAGTGTGAAGAGGCTGCGCTGGGAGCAGGTGGAGAATTCAGAGGGGACCATATGGGGACAG TTGGGGGAAACTTCTGATTACGAAAAACTTCACAACATGGTGAAATATTTGGACCTGGAGCTGCACTTTGGGACACAGAAAGGCTCGT TGCCCGTTCCAGAGCCTCTGCCACACCTGGAAACCTTCAAGAAGAAAGATGTTATAGAAATCCTCTCCCACAAGAAGGCTTACAATGCCT CCATCCTGATAGCCCACTTGAAGCTTTCTCCTGGAGAACTGCGTCAGGTGCTGATGAACATGGCTGCAGACAGACTGGAAGCAGCTCACATTAAACAACTGCTGCTGTACGCTCCTGATGCGGAGGAGGTGAAAAAATACGAAGCGTACAGAGAGGACCCCAGTAAACTCAGTGAACCAGACCAGTTCATGTTACAG ATGTTGTCTGTACCAGAGTATAACACCCGTCTGCAGAGCCTCCTGTTCAAGTGTTCACTTcaggagaagacagaggagctgaGGGGAGCATTTGACTGTATCATTAAGGCCTCTATGGAGCTGAAGACAAGCAAGAAGCTAGCTAAGATACTAGAG TTTGTGCTGGCGATGGGGAACTATTTAAATAACAGCCAACCTAAAACCAACAAGACCACAGGCTTCAAGATCAACTTTCTGACAGAG CTGAGCACTACTAAAACTGTTGATGGGAAGTCGACGTTTCTGCACATCCTGGTCAAGTCGTTGTGTCAGCACTTTCCAGAAGTGTTGGACTTTTCCAAAGATCTTAATATGGTCCCTCTTGCAACAAAAG TGAACCAGAGGACTATTACATCGGATGTAAGCGACATCCACACAGCGATACAGGATATCCGCTCAGCTTGTCAGAAGATGCCTGCGACCGCAGAGGATCGCTTTGCGGTCGTCATGAGT AACTTCCTGGAAAACAGTCATCCAGCAATCCAGTCCCTGGAATCGCTCCAGCAGAGGGCCATGGAAGAATTCAGCAAGACAGCCTCATACTTTGGTGAAGATGGCAAAGCCACCACTACAGAGGCTTTCTTCGGCATATTTGCAGAGTTTATGAACAAGTTTGAA